CCGCCGCTGCCTCCCTTCAACCCCCAGCAACCCACGCGCGTTGAGCTGGAGAACGGCATGGTGATCTTCCTGCAGGAGGACCACGAACTGCCGCTGATCGAGGGCGTAGCGCGCATCCGCGGCGGCTCGCGCGATGAACCCGCGGCCAAGGCGGGCCTGGTGACCCTGTTCGGGCAGTCGTGGCGCACCGGCGGCACCAAGGGCAAGACCGGCGATCAGCTCGACGACGTGCTCGAAACCCGCGCCGCCCAGATCGAGACCTCCGGGGGCGCGGACTCCGCCAACATGTCCTGGTCGTGCCTCAAAGGAGACCTGGACACGGTGCTGCCGGTCTTCGCCGAGCTTCTTCAGCAGCCGGAGTTCCGCGAGGACAAGCTCGCTCTGGCCAAGACGCAGCTGAACACCTCCATCTCCCGCCGCAATGACAACTTCCTGGGAATCGCCACCCGGGAAGGAGGCAAGCTGGCCTACGGCGCCGACAATCCCTACTCCCGGGTCCCCGAGTACTACACCATCAAGGCCGTCACCCGCGACGACCTGCTGGCCTGGCACCACGCCCACGTCCATCCCAACAACATCATCCTCGGGGTGGTGGGCGACTTCGACTCCAGGGAGATGGAGGCCAAGCTGCGCGCGGCCTTCGGCTCCTGGCCCAAGGGTCCGGAGGCAGTCAAGACGGCCATCAACTTCAAGCATCCCAAGCCCGGCATCTACTTCGCCGCCAAAGACGACGTGAACCAGAGCGCCATCTTCATGGTGGACCTAGGCATCACCCGCGACAACCCGGATTACTACGCCGTCGAGGTGATGAACGAAGTGCTGGGCGGCGGTTTTTCCTCGCGGCTGTTCTCCAACATCCGCTCCAAGAAGGGCCTGGCCTATGCCGTCTTCGGCAGCGTGAGCTCAGCCTTCGACCATCCCGGCGTGCTGCAGGTGGGCATGACCACCAAGAGCCAGACCACCGCCGCCTCCATCGAAGCCCTGCGCGAGGAGTTGGATGGCATCGTCAAGAACCCGGCCACGGCGGACGAGATGAAGCGCGCCAAGGACAGCATCCTGAACTCCTTCGTCTTCCGCTTCGACTCCAGGGACAAGATCCTGCGCGAGCGCATGGCCTATGAGTTCTACGGCTATCCCGCCGACTTCCTGGAACGCTACCGCGCGGCCATCGAGAAGGTGACGGCCGCGGACGTGGCCCGCGTGGCGCAAACCTACGTCCACAGGGACCAGCTCGCCGTGCTGGTGGTGGGCAAGGCTGCGGACTTTGAGCGGCCGCTCGCTTCCTTCGGCGAGGTCACCAACCTGGACATCTCCATCCCGGATACCGCGCCCGGCGGCGCGGCCAAAAAGCCGGCCGAATCTAACCCGGAAGGCATGGCCTTGATCGCCAAGGTGGTCACGGCGCTGGGCGGCGCGGAAAAAGTTCAGGGAGTCAAGGCCATCCGCCAGACGGCCACCCTCCTGATCAAGACGCCCGGAGGGGAGATCCCCATCGAAGCGGAAGGCACCACCCTCTTTCCCGACACTACCTACATGAAGCTGCAGACGCCGATGGGGGAGCGGGTGACGGTGTTGTCACCGGCTGGGAATTTTGTCAGCATGGGCGGCCAGACAAGCGACATGCCCGCCGTCATGAAGGACGAAACCCTGAAGACCCTGAAGCGCCACCTGATCTACGTGGCCCAGCACGCCTCGGATCCCAAGTTCATTTTCGTCGCCAACG
Above is a window of Terriglobales bacterium DNA encoding:
- a CDS encoding pitrilysin family protein, producing MILALVLAPASLLAQAEKAAAPSKAPAAAGMAPWQRIPKPPLPPFNPQQPTRVELENGMVIFLQEDHELPLIEGVARIRGGSRDEPAAKAGLVTLFGQSWRTGGTKGKTGDQLDDVLETRAAQIETSGGADSANMSWSCLKGDLDTVLPVFAELLQQPEFREDKLALAKTQLNTSISRRNDNFLGIATREGGKLAYGADNPYSRVPEYYTIKAVTRDDLLAWHHAHVHPNNIILGVVGDFDSREMEAKLRAAFGSWPKGPEAVKTAINFKHPKPGIYFAAKDDVNQSAIFMVDLGITRDNPDYYAVEVMNEVLGGGFSSRLFSNIRSKKGLAYAVFGSVSSAFDHPGVLQVGMTTKSQTTAASIEALREELDGIVKNPATADEMKRAKDSILNSFVFRFDSRDKILRERMAYEFYGYPADFLERYRAAIEKVTAADVARVAQTYVHRDQLAVLVVGKAADFERPLASFGEVTNLDISIPDTAPGGAAKKPAESNPEGMALIAKVVTALGGAEKVQGVKAIRQTATLLIKTPGGEIPIEAEGTTLFPDTTYMKLQTPMGERVTVLSPAGNFVSMGGQTSDMPAVMKDETLKTLKRHLIYVAQHASDPKFIFVANGTEKIGNVEAKILEVNADGAETRWYVDPQSGKVLRTTFQTVGMAGPTQRATDNLEWMTVDGISLPSKQAISENGQESGSSTVKEMVINPTVDTKLFVRPAEPKP